The window tagctcattgactggtgttgtggtgaaggttagagataagcGTCCTcataatgcgagtagatcaataggtaccactttagtgGGGAGGTGAAAGGGGCCCATGCAGATATACTGccaattcgatcaggaaggtatccgtggaagtgaacgagcagtgccagtcgtcagtaggatgatgggatgatgggatttgcagtaccttccacagaccactgagactcccatgactgacagacctggaccaaacccccatgaccaacagaaaatactggaggggtttggaaggaattggcagtgatttaggggagatgtagttcacctacatctggagagcactgtgaacgcaaacaactatggatctggaccagacttggcatgaatactcaatgtgcccaagtttgaagactggtggagtttgggggaattagaccttgacatttgggagttgtagttgcttggaggTGCTGGAGGCAATGAGAAGACGCCTCTAAAAAGTCAGTACAGGCACCTTCCCATCGCTCCCAGTGCCTCTGCCTCTCTTCTGGATCGGGGCCACGGGCCCCAGGTGGCGTGGATGGGCCAAAGGAGGTGGTGGCACAACCCCTCTGTAATGGCCCATCAACCCCTCTAgtggttgcgacccccaggttgagaaccactgccttaaactcTGGCTTAAGGCCCCAACTATTCTCAGATGACAATAGAGAGAGATGCAGAGCTTTGGGACTTAAGTATGAGCCTTGAGTATCTCAGAGAGTTTGAGTActtctccccctcttccttcccagaAAGGGCACTTTACTGATCAACAATATCTTCTCCATCATTCCTGCCATCCTCATGGGGAGCGCCAGGGTGGCAAAGACCTTTGAGATAATCATCGTCTGCCGTGTCGTCATCGGCATATGCGCAGGTGAGTCACAGTTCTCAAGAAGTCACAAGAAGTGGAAGCTTTTCAagcaataaataaacacaatacttTTGAAAGACTAACAATGTGTTACACTATTTAGTAGTTTCAAATCTTGCCGGCTGcataaccaggaggtgacaacacaggctcctcggcttgaaaatggagagccagagatgagcactacttccaaaagccggaaatgaaaggagaagcctttgcctgtgtttgtgtttgtctgtctcattgtGTATGATtgtaaaagcattgaatgtttgcctatggaTGGAAATCCGCTCTTGAGTCCCCAagggaagaagggtggaatataaataaagtgtattattattattattaattattattattattattattattagagcatGACCtctagaagctggaaatgaaaggagaagcctttgtgtgtgtttgtgtttgtctgtctctgtatatgattgtaaaggcattgaatgtttgcctatgtatagAAATCCGCTCTTGAGTCCCCGAGggaagaagggtgggatataaataaagtgtattattattattattagaggatgGCCtctagaagctggaaatgaaaggagaagcctttgcctgtgtttgtgttcgTCTGTCTCATTGtgtatgattgtaaaggcattgaatgtttgcctgtgtatgtaaatCCGCTCTTGAGTCCCCAAGGGAAGAAGGGTGGaatgtaaataaaatgtattattattattattagaggatgGCCtctagaagctggaaatgaaaggagaagcctttgcctatgtttgtgtttgtctgttcCATTGTATATGTTGtaaaagcactgaatgtttgcctgtgtatataaatgctgtaatccactcttgaGTCCCTGAGggaagaagggtgggatataaataaagtgtattattattattattattattattattattattattatttgaaagacaacaagatgagtacacagcaaacaagatccctattcctagacacttgggacacagtagggtggctttttgcagctgacagatggtaattttctcagcgccaattgtgtttaagtgcaggccaaggtcttgaggcactgcacccagtgtgccgatcaccactgggaccaccttgacacgatggacacttcccaagtgtctaggactgtgtcatgtatcggcgaataatgcacgcacatcccagtagggtggccttttccaGATGAcagttggtaattttgtcagtgccgattgtgtttaagtgcaggccaaggtcttgaggcactgcacccagtgtgccgatcaccactgggaccacttttactagcttgtgccggagtctttgcagttggatctttaaatccttttatcatgtcagcttttccagttatttctcttcaatcctgctgtcacctgggattgcggcATCCACAAtccatacttattattattattattattattattattattattgccattataTACCTGCCAGACCTATCCACCAAGGGTCCGAACatgactgcattattattattattattattattattattattattattattactattactattgttgttgccATTATATACCTGCCAGACCTATCCACCAAGGGTCCGAACATGactgcattattgttgttgttgttgttgttgccattatATACCTGCCAGACCTATCCACCAAGAGTCCGAACATGactgcattattattgttgttgttgttgttgttgttgttgccattatATACCTGCCAGACCTATCCACCAAGAGTCCGAACAcgagtgcattattattattattattattattattattactattactattactattgttgttgccATTATTTACCTGCCAGACCTATCCACCAAGGGTCCGAACATGactgcattattgttgttgttgttgttgttgttgttgccattatATACCTGTCAGACCAAGGGTCTGAACatgactgcattattattattattattattattattattattattattcatgacaGACGTGTTACTCTTCTATTTCTGGTTTCTTTTGCAGGCCTGTCTTCCAACGTTGTGCCCATGTATCTTGGGGAGCTGTCCCCCAAAAACTTAAGGGGGGCCTCCGGGGTGGTCCCACAGCTCTTCATCACCATCGGGATCCTGGTTGCCCAGATCCTGGGGATGCAGATGATCCTGGGGAACTATGACGGTAAACACAAACTGCATTCAAGGGGGAAGTGTTTGCAGGTCACAACAAGACACAATGAGCTGATTTAACCATAGTTTGTTCCTTTCGGAAACTCACAACTCTCCATTGCAACTGGAGAAAGAAGTTAGGGATAAATCGTGGTTTAGTATTTTGACATAACAACAAGCTGTGATTCTAATCAGCTTATTCCAACAGTAAGCCATGGTTCCTAGTTGTTTGtaatggtaataatgataataatagcagagttgggagggcaatagctttataaactagCACCTTGGTAtatctacggatgtcccggtcctcaaacactctctgcttcattctgaaaaatgctgcactctcagagctcaggcaatgCTGGTGGAATTATtttaggagttgagtgtgacatctgtagacagtccacgtttcacaagcgtatagcagagttgggagaggaatagctttataaacaagcaccttggtatccctgtggATGCCCTGGTCCTCAACACACTGCTTCATTTGAAAGAATGCTGCACtagcagagctcaggcaatgctggtggaattattccaggagttgagtgtgacatctgtagacagtccacgtcttgcaggtgtataacagggatggaagggcaatagctttataaactagcaccttggtatccctatggatgtcccggtcctcaaacaatctctgcttcattctgaaaaatgctgcactcgcagagctcaggcaatgctGGTGGAATTATTCCAGAACTttagtgtgacgtctgtagacagtccatgttttgcaggtatataacagggttgggaggacaatcgcttcataaacaagcaccttggtatatcTATGGAAGTCCCGGTCCtcaaaacactctctgcttcattctgaaaaatgctgcaatCGCAGAGCTTAGGCAATGCTGgtggaattattccaggagtctatagacagtccacgttttgcaggtgtataacagggttgggaggacaatcgcttcataaacaagcaccttggtatatcTACGGAAGTCCCGGTCCtcaaaacactctctgcttcattctgaaaaatgctgcacccCCAGAGCTCAGGCAATGCTGGTGGAATTATtttaggagttgagtgtgacgtctataaacagtccacgttttgcaggtgtataacaTGGCTGGGAGGAGAataggtttataaacaagcactttggtatcccttcgtatgtcccagtcctcaaacactctctgctttattctgaaatatgctgcactcgcaaagctcaggcaaTGCTGgtggaattattccaggagttgagtgtgacgtctgtagacagtccacattttgcaggtgtataacagggctgggaggagaatagctttataaacaaacacactctgcttcattcggaagaatgctgcactcacagagctcaggcggtgttgtatttcagtgtcaatgttgacttttgtggagaggtggctgccacagcagggttgggaggacaatagctttatagacaagcaccttggtctccctacggatgtcccgatcctcaaacactctctgcttcattcggaaaaatactgCAATCACAGAACTCAGGCAATTCTGgtggaattattccaggagttgagtgtgatatctgtagacagtccacatcttgcaggtgtataacagggttggaaggacaaatGCTTTATAAACTAGCTCCTAgtgatgtcctggtcctcaaacacattctgcttcattcggaagaatgctgcactcacagagctcaggtggtgttataatttagtgtcagtgttgacttttgtggagaggtggctgccaagggagtggaaatagctttataaacaagcgccttggttgccctatggatgtcctggtcctcaaacactctctgcttcattcggaagaatgctgcactcacagagctcaggcggtgttgtatttcagtgtcaatgctgacttttgtggagaggtggctgtgaagggagtggaaatggtccacattttctaatgttacaccattacactgtatctctggcattggaggggGATACCAATAGATACCGCCCCATGCAAACATGCCGGCACATGGATCGGAGAtgtctatgttgttgtttttcatgtaTCCACAGTGGAAGAATGGCAGAACATCCATCTttgccagcatgccaacatctcTCTTTGGTTCTCTCTTCTTGCAGGCTGGCCCATACTATTGGGTCTCACTGGGGTGCCGGCCGCTCTCCAGCTTCTAACCCTCCCCTTTTTCCCTGAGAGCCCCCGATATCTGCTGATCCAGAAGGGCGACGAAGCAGGTGCCAGGAAAGGTATGTTTTCCATCTGATTGTAATACTAGATGAAGACAGAGAGAGATGCAGGGCTTTGAGAACTGGGGGTTCTGGAACCCTtggtgggggtcatgagggtgtgtcagaagggtcaccaaagaccatcaggaaacacaatcatttctgttggtcatgggaactctgtgtgtcaagtttggtgcagatccattgtgggctgagttcagaatgctctctgggtgtaggtgaactacaactcccaaactcaaggccaatgcccacccaacccttccagtattttctgttggtcacgggagaactgtgtgccaagtttggttcaattccatcgttggtggggttcagaatgctctttgattgtgggtgaactataaatcccagcaactacaactcccaaatgtcaaggtctactttccccaaactccaccactgttcacatttgggcatattgagtattcataccaacttgggtctagatccatcattgcttgagtccctCAGGatgtggctgaactacaactccaaaattcaaggtcaatgctcaccaaacccttccagtattttctgttagacatgggagttctgtgtgccaagttggttcaattccatcattggtggagtttatgctctttgattgtaggtgaactataaatcccagcaactacaactcccaaatgtcaaggtctactttccccaaactccaccactgttcacatttgggcatattgagtattcataccaacttgggtccagatccatcattgtttgagtccctcaGGATGTggctgaactacaattccaaaactcaaggtcaatgctcaccaaacccttccagtattttctgttggtcatgggagttctgtgtgccaagttggttcaattccatcattggtggagtttatgctctttgattgtaggtgaactataaatcccagcaactacaactcccaaatgtcaagttctattttccccaaatgctacgagtgttcacatttgggcatattgaatatttgactcattgtttgagtccagtgttctctggatgtaggtgaactataactccaaaactcaaggtcagtgcccaccaaatccttctgtgtggaaggtttgacccaattctattgttattgGGATTAAGAATGCTCTTCGACTGTAAGTGAACTATGAAtaccagcaacgacaactcccaaaaatcaaggtctattttctccaaactccaccagtgttcacatttgggcatattgaatatttgtgccacgtttggtccagatccatcattgtttaagtgttctctggatgtaggtgaactacaactccagaactcaaggtcaatgcccaccaaacccttccagtattttctgttggtcatgggaactctgtgtgTCATGTGTGATGCAGATCCATCGTGGGCtaagctcagaatgttctttgattgtaggtgaattataaatcccaccaactacaactcccaaacatcaaggtctattttccccaaatgctacCAGTacttacatttggacatattgagtattcatgccaattttggtccagatccatcattgtttgagtccacaatgctctctggatgtaggcgaactacaactcccaaactcaaggtcaatgctcaccaaacccttccagaattttctgttggttgtaggagtcctatgtgccaagtttgtttcaattccatcgttggtagagttcagaatgctccttgattgtaggtgaactataaatcccagcaagtacaactcccaattgtcaaggtctatttaccccaagctccatcagtgttcacatttgggcatatggaatattcgtgccaagtttggtccagatccatcatggtttgagtccacagtgctctctggttgtaggcgaactacaacttccaaactcaagatcaatgcccaccaaaccctaccagaaTTTTGGTtttaggagtcctgtgtgccaagtttatttcaattccatcgttggtggagttcagaatgctctttgatggtaggtgaactatatatcccagcaatgacaactatccaatgacaaaatcaatcccaacctcaccagtactcaaatttgggcgtttcgggtatttgtgccaaatttgatccagtgaaggaaaatacatcctgcatatcacatatttacatgacgattcataacaatagcaaaattacagttgtgaagtagcaacgaaaataatgtgatggttgggggtcaccacaacatgaggaactggattaaggggtaacagctagaggcggccctaggtaattttcaacggtaagcaaacaatattttggcacccccccccccccaaccaatcattgatatatatattctgtttgtcgtggagttctgtgtgccatatttggttcaattccatcattggtggagttcagaatgctctttgattgtaggtgaactatacatcccagtaactacacttgccgcacttgctcccttgcctggcccgctttgggtccggaggcgtgcctgaagaacccggcgtgtgcaccaaaagtcacctcttctcctgactttctcctcagccattgggaccaagagagagagagagagagagagagagagaggtggagatgcccacctttcctgaaggtaggcgcaaaaacaaaggagggagcggaagtgggagatacctccagctggagggcctctctctctctctctctctctctcaagagaaagagagagaggtggagatccccacctttcctgaaggtaggcgcaaaaacaaaagagggagcggaggtgggagatacctttaGCCAGAGGgactctctctatctctctctcaagagagagagagagagagagaggtggagatgcccacctttccttaagttaggcgcaaaaacaaaagagggagcggaggtgggagatacctctagCCAGAGGgactctctctatctctctctcaagagagagagagagagagaggtggagatgcccacctttcctgaaggtaggcgcaaaaacaaaggagggagcggaggtgggagatacctccagctggagggcctctctctctctctctctctctctcaagagagagagagaggggtggagatgcccacctttccttaaggtaggcgcaaaaacaaaagagggagcagaggtgggagatacctctagCCAGAGGgactctctctatctctctctcaagagagagagagagagagagaggtggagatgcccacctttccttaagttaggcgcaaaaacaaaagagggagcggaggtgggagatacctctagCCAGAGGgactctctctatctctctctcaagagagagagagagaggtggagatgcccacctttcctgaaggtaggcgcaaaaacaaaggagggagcggaggtgggagatacctccaggcggagggtctctctctctctctctcggtcccaatggcagAAGAGAAAGTCAGCAGAAGAGGCGACTTTTAGTGCGCACGCTGGGATCTTCTGacatgcctccagacccgaagcgggccaggcacagtGGCTCCACCCCTTGACCCACACGTGAATTggagaggggagaggaggcgggtggagtgccgggggatcgggaaagggagccggtcatggggaagggattgaacgcggagaacgattgagcgccggctctgctcgcgcacccggtggccgggtggagcaggaacgagaggggcgaggcgaggctcaagggcccggcccctttgggaagaggatcgcccggcagcgaggcaagaaagccaaggctccccccggaccgctagggctgttgtgagctgagggggcgctcctcaagtggcagtcgaggggcatttacagaggtgcctatgcgcccctggcaaaaaaaagtgttctgcgactgcttacttcgcgtaatggacgagccgcccctggtcacagcattaggaaggttgagacacCACAATTGTCAGACACCACAAGTGGCAAAGGCAAGGACATTGTGCACTTGTGATTGTCCACCTGTGTCATTTCCGCTACCTTTCTTCAGCTCTGAAGAAGCTGCGAGGCTGGGACGACGTGGACGACGAGATGGAGGAGATGTTTCAGGAGGACCAGGCGGAGAAAGCCGAGGGGCGGATGTCTGTGCTCACGCTCTTCACCTACCGAGGACTCCGCTGGCAACTTATCTCCATCATCGTGATGATGATGGGGCAACAGCTCTCCGGAGTCAACGCCGTAAGTCACAACATTAAGAATGTGAAGGTATCTGGGAGAACATTTTGCCGTGCAGTAGGAACTTTTTGAAATGGCTCAACACGTAACCTATTGGCCAGACTTTCAAACTAAAAGATCTGTCATACCTTCCAGAAGCTGTGGTCAATCCTTGTTTTGCTCTCGTTTCAGATTTACTACTACGCTGACGAAATCTACTTGTCCACAGGGTTGAATAAGTACGATGTCCAATTCGTCACCGTCGGGACAGGAGCGGTCAACGTCGTCATGACATTCCTTGCGGTATGGCTCCCATGTCAAAATCGGGCTCCACTTTCCAGTGGCGGGAGGTCCCAAAGGGCTGAAAATGGAAGCGTATTAACTAAGTCTTGGAACGTACTTAGCCTCCTCCCTTTCATACCGTGTAGGTTTTTATCGTCGAGTCTTTGGGCCGGAGGATTCTGTTGCTGGTTGGTTTCGGGATCTGCTGCGTGGCGTGTGCCGTTTTGACCGTCGCACTGAATCTCAAGGTCTGtaacaggggaaaaccttttacctttaccttattcataatataaattatataataatttgtatagtctgtgagagaagcctctgtgtgaggtaggccttagcctGTGagaaaacgtcaggggagaagatgtcaggggaaaatctttacctttaccttctacataatataaattatataataatttgtataatctgtgagaaaagcctctgtgtgaggtaggaaaatctttacctttactttatatataatataaattatataataatttgtataatgtgtgagagaagcctctgtgtgaggtaggaaaatctttacctttaccttatatataatataaattatataataatttgtatagtctgtgagagaagcctttgtGTGAGgtaggaaaacctttacctttacattatatacaatacaaattatataataatttgtatagtctgtgagagaagcctctgtgtgagttAGGCCTTAGCCTGTGagaaaatgtcaggggaaaacctttacctttaccttatatacaatataaattatataataatttgtATAGTCtgcgagagaagcctctgtgtgaggtaggccttagcctGTGagaaaatgtcaggggaaaacctttacctttaccttatatacaaTACAAACTATATAATAATTTGtatagtctgtgagagaagcctctgtgtgaggtaggccttagcctGTGAAAAAATGCCAGGGGagaaaatgtcaggggaaaacctttacctttaccttatatataatataaattatataataatgtgtatagtctgtgagagaagcctctgtgtgaggtaggccttagcctGTGagaaaacgtcaggggagaaaatgtcaggggaaaacctttactttcaccttatttataatataaattatataataatttgtATAGTCTGccagagaagcctctgtgtgaggtaggccttagcgTGTGAGAAAATTTCAGGTGagaaaatgtcaggggaaaacctttacctttaccttatatacaatataaattatataataatttgtatagtctgtgagagaagcctctgtgtgaggtaggccctaGCTTGTGagaaaatgtcaggggagaaaatgtcaggggaaaacctttaactttagcttatatataatataaatcatataaTAATTTGTAtaatctgtgagagaagcctctgtgtgaggtaggaaaatctttacctttaccttatatataatataaattatataataatttgtATAGTCTGccagagaagcctctgtgtgaggtaggccttagcgTGTGAGAAAATTTCAGGTGagaaaatgtcaggggaaaacctttacctttac is drawn from Anolis sagrei isolate rAnoSag1 chromosome 13, rAnoSag1.mat, whole genome shotgun sequence and contains these coding sequences:
- the LOC132764883 gene encoding solute carrier family 2, facilitated glucose transporter member 5-like translates to MKTVGNQDGQESGGTKPGRMTLTLALVTFIAAFGSSFQYGYNVSVINSPYVLMQDFYNQTYMERNGKYMDSDLKTALWSITVSFFPLGGFFGSLLVGPMVNKFGRKGTLLINNIFSIIPAILMGSARVAKTFEIIIVCRVVIGICAGLSSNVVPMYLGELSPKNLRGASGVVPQLFITIGILVAQILGMQMILGNYDGWPILLGLTGVPAALQLLTLPFFPESPRYLLIQKGDEAGARKALKKLRGWDDVDDEMEEMFQEDQAEKAEGRMSVLTLFTYRGLRWQLISIIVMMMGQQLSGVNAIYYYADEIYLSTGLNKYDVQFVTVGTGAVNVVMTFLAVFIVESLGRRILLLVGFGICCVACAVLTVALNLKSISWMSYVSIASIISYVIGHAIGASPIPSVMIIEMFLQSSRPAAFMVGGSVHWLSNFTVGLVFNYMKQGLGAYCFLIFCGICLVTDIYIFFVVPETKNKTFMEINQIMAKRNGIGIEEANKEELADFTDFSVPYGKKAEVERNSAL